The following are encoded in a window of bacterium genomic DNA:
- the rplB gene encoding 50S ribosomal protein L2 — MARVISRIKKYKPITPARRFYEVIYDKEIFNEKPYEPLLDTLRKKGGRNNMGRVTAPRRGGGEKRHYRIIDFKRDKENIPGKIVSIQYDPNRTANIALVSYPDGEYRYILAPDGLQKGTEIISAPEAPLKPGNSMPLAKIPVGIEIHNLQIFPNTRGRMVRSAGSSAQILAKEGKQAFVKLPSGEVRLFNVACYATVGRVSNPEHVKLSIGKAGRKRHMGIRPRTRAVAKNPHDHPMGGGEGKASGGRPPCSKNGLIAKGKKTRNRNKASTRLIVKRRK; from the coding sequence ATGGCGCGTGTAATATCCAGGATTAAAAAATACAAGCCAATAACGCCAGCCAGGCGCTTTTATGAAGTGATATACGACAAAGAGATATTCAACGAAAAACCTTATGAACCTCTCCTTGATACACTTCGAAAAAAAGGCGGCCGCAACAATATGGGTCGCGTTACAGCACCCAGAAGGGGAGGAGGAGAGAAACGACACTACAGAATCATAGATTTCAAGCGCGATAAAGAGAATATTCCTGGCAAGATAGTTTCCATTCAGTACGATCCCAACAGGACAGCCAACATAGCACTTGTAAGCTACCCTGATGGAGAATACAGATATATTCTTGCTCCTGACGGTCTCCAGAAAGGCACTGAGATAATTTCAGCCCCCGAAGCTCCCTTGAAGCCAGGGAATTCCATGCCGCTTGCGAAGATACCGGTCGGAATTGAGATACACAATCTCCAGATATTCCCCAACACAAGGGGACGTATGGTTCGCAGCGCCGGTTCATCGGCTCAGATTCTTGCCAAAGAGGGTAAGCAGGCTTTCGTTAAACTTCCCTCAGGCGAGGTCAGACTGTTCAACGTGGCTTGCTACGCAACGGTTGGTCGCGTTTCGAATCCCGAGCATGTAAAGCTTAGCATAGGCAAGGCTGGAAGAAAACGCCATATGGGTATAAGGCCACGTACAAGAGCGGTAGCCAAAAACCCGCACGACCATCCGATGGGCGGCGGCGAAGGAAAGGCTTCGGGTGGCAGACCCCCTTGTTCCAAGAACGGTTTAATAGCCAAGGGTAAAAAGACCCGCAACAGGAATAAGGCTTCAACTCGTTTGATAGTTAAAAGGAGGAAGTAG
- the rpmC gene encoding 50S ribosomal protein L29, producing MKASDLRSMTRDELEHEINELREEEFRLRLRRPTEDLPNALRLRTIRRDIARIETLLREDKLGIIELPRKSTKEAKKEEVQPAEKKEEKPKKKTAKKTSTSKAAPKKTKKAPATKKKETKRTSKGTKK from the coding sequence ATGAAGGCATCTGATCTTAGATCAATGACTCGCGACGAGCTTGAGCACGAAATCAACGAGCTCCGAGAAGAAGAGTTTCGTTTGAGGTTGCGGCGGCCAACCGAGGATTTGCCTAATGCTCTTCGGTTGCGCACAATCCGTCGCGATATCGCTAGAATTGAAACCCTCCTAAGGGAAGACAAACTCGGAATAATCGAGCTCCCCCGAAAGAGCACTAAGGAAGCAAAGAAGGAAGAAGTCCAGCCCGCTGAAAAGAAAGAGGAAAAGCCGAAGAAAAAGACCGCAAAAAAGACCTCTACCTCTAAAGCTGCACCAAAGAAAACAAAAAAAGCACCTGCAACAAAGAAAAAAGAAACGAAAAGGACTTCTAAAGGAACCAAGAAATGA
- the rplP gene encoding 50S ribosomal protein L16 has translation MLMPKRTKWRKQHRGRMTGKATSGSTIAFGDFGLMATEPCWLTSRQIEASRVVLAKKLRKSGKLWIRVFPDKPVSKKPAETRMGKGKGAPEFWVCVIKPGRILFELDGLTDEAAKAVLKEAASKLPLRTKVVKREEGIHYEGI, from the coding sequence ATGTTGATGCCTAAACGAACCAAGTGGCGCAAACAGCACAGGGGCCGCATGACAGGCAAGGCGACGTCCGGTTCCACGATAGCGTTTGGAGACTTTGGGCTTATGGCTACAGAACCGTGCTGGCTAACCTCTCGTCAAATTGAAGCCAGCCGTGTTGTTCTGGCCAAGAAGCTCAGGAAAAGCGGCAAGTTATGGATAAGAGTATTCCCAGATAAGCCGGTTTCCAAGAAGCCTGCCGAGACCAGAATGGGAAAAGGTAAAGGCGCACCGGAGTTCTGGGTCTGCGTCATCAAGCCGGGAAGAATTCTTTTTGAACTTGACGGATTGACTGATGAGGCGGCGAAGGCGGTTTTAAAAGAAGCTGCAAGCAAACTGCCTTTGAGAACAAAAGTAGTAAAGCGCGAAGAAGGAATTCACTATGAAGGCATCTGA
- the rplV gene encoding 50S ribosomal protein L22 has product MSEAVARAKFIRGSSRKYGQILSLIRGKKIDDALNILTFLNKPTKEPVLKTLKAAIANVESKLGKIRFDRESFFIVDARADTGPIMKRMRAAPRGRGVIIRKRFAHLTLKISDEKRNA; this is encoded by the coding sequence ATGAGCGAAGCTGTTGCAAGAGCGAAATTCATACGCGGATCGTCGCGCAAGTACGGTCAAATACTCAGTCTCATACGTGGCAAGAAGATAGACGACGCTTTGAACATTCTTACCTTTCTTAACAAGCCTACGAAAGAACCGGTATTAAAGACCCTTAAAGCGGCTATAGCCAACGTTGAGTCAAAGCTTGGAAAGATTCGCTTTGACAGAGAAAGTTTTTTTATTGTTGACGCAAGGGCTGATACAGGCCCAATAATGAAAAGGATGCGTGCCGCGCCTCGAGGACGCGGAGTAATAATCCGCAAGAGGTTTGCCCATCTAACATTAAAGATCTCTGACGAAAAGAGGAATGCATAA
- the rpsQ gene encoding 30S ribosomal protein S17: MSARKRLIGEVVSTKPEKTIVVSVVRKELHPIYKKYVNKRHKYYAHDDAKRCKEGDRVEIEETRPLSKLKHFRVLRVLGEEK; encoded by the coding sequence ATGAGCGCACGCAAAAGATTGATAGGAGAGGTAGTCTCCACAAAACCCGAAAAAACGATAGTGGTGAGCGTGGTTCGCAAGGAACTTCATCCCATATATAAAAAGTACGTCAACAAACGCCACAAGTACTACGCGCATGACGATGCAAAGAGATGCAAGGAAGGCGATCGCGTCGAGATAGAAGAAACGCGCCCTCTCTCTAAACTCAAGCATTTCCGCGTACTACGAGTGCTGGGTGAAGAGAAATGA
- the rplN gene encoding 50S ribosomal protein L14, translating into MIQDNSKLVISDNTGAKMARVIKVLGGTRRRYAGVGDIVVIAVKSALPTASIRKGEKAKAVIVRTRKEISRPDGSYVRFDDNACVIIDENKQPKGTRIFGPVARELREYNFTKIISLAPEVV; encoded by the coding sequence ATGATTCAGGATAATTCAAAGCTAGTAATAAGCGATAATACAGGCGCCAAGATGGCTCGCGTCATAAAAGTCTTAGGCGGTACCCGCAGGCGCTACGCCGGGGTCGGTGATATAGTCGTCATAGCGGTCAAATCGGCCCTTCCTACAGCATCGATTCGCAAGGGCGAAAAGGCTAAGGCTGTAATAGTTCGTACCCGCAAGGAGATATCGCGTCCGGACGGTTCCTACGTTCGCTTTGATGACAACGCCTGCGTGATAATAGATGAAAACAAACAGCCCAAAGGGACACGCATTTTTGGTCCTGTTGCGAGAGAATTAAGAGAATACAACTTTACTAAAATAATCTCCCTAGCCCCGGAGGTGGTGTAA
- the rplD gene encoding 50S ribosomal protein L4: MKLDILKHDGSTSGSVEFPDSIFSTPVNNTILWEAVEAYRANMRQGTAKTKTRSEVEGAKKKLFPQKHLGRARMGTLRSPVRIHGGVAHGPQPRSYRKNLSQALRKKALLEAIKQKIQNGDLSVIEDITVSEPKTKLVAKVLAAVRQKDNISMLLVPASSTNELLLASRNIAALDVLSEKDLNAYAVWRPKKLMLFKSACDSLIARWK, encoded by the coding sequence ATGAAACTTGATATTCTTAAACACGATGGCTCCACTTCCGGTTCGGTAGAATTCCCAGATAGCATATTTTCCACGCCTGTAAACAATACAATCCTTTGGGAAGCTGTTGAAGCTTACCGGGCTAATATGCGCCAGGGTACAGCTAAGACAAAGACCCGTTCCGAAGTCGAAGGCGCTAAGAAGAAGCTTTTTCCTCAAAAACATCTTGGCCGCGCAAGAATGGGTACGCTGCGTTCACCAGTTCGGATTCATGGCGGAGTCGCTCACGGTCCCCAGCCGCGCAGCTACCGCAAGAATCTTAGTCAGGCTTTAAGAAAAAAGGCTTTGCTTGAGGCCATTAAACAGAAGATTCAGAATGGCGATTTATCCGTTATTGAAGATATAACTGTCTCAGAGCCCAAAACAAAGCTTGTGGCGAAGGTTTTAGCCGCCGTTCGGCAAAAGGATAATATCTCAATGCTTCTTGTCCCTGCATCATCCACCAATGAACTCCTGTTGGCAAGCCGCAATATAGCCGCTTTAGATGTTCTTAGCGAGAAAGATCTCAACGCTTACGCAGTGTGGCGTCCTAAGAAGCTAATGCTTTTCAAGTCGGCCTGCGATTCCCTTATTGCGAGGTGGAAATGA
- the rpsC gene encoding 30S ribosomal protein S3, whose product MGQKVNPHGFRLGYTKEWQSQWFDENNYAVHLAEDIRIKRYIYTKLNDAAISNVIVRRVGTKTAVTISTARPGMVIGQKRANLEVLSEELKQLTGKPVNVYVEVVRVPELEARIVARTIASQLEARVAHRRAMRRATTQAMKLGARGIKVAVAGRLGGAEIARREWYKEGQVPLQTLAADIDYSLETAFTIAGTVGVKVWIYKGGVADTWRK is encoded by the coding sequence ATGGGACAGAAAGTCAATCCCCACGGCTTCAGGCTCGGCTACACTAAAGAATGGCAATCGCAGTGGTTTGATGAAAACAACTATGCCGTGCATCTTGCCGAGGATATCCGCATAAAGCGTTATATCTATACTAAACTGAACGATGCCGCAATCTCAAATGTAATAGTGCGTCGAGTCGGCACCAAAACGGCAGTCACGATATCAACCGCCAGACCGGGGATGGTCATCGGTCAGAAGAGAGCTAATCTTGAAGTCTTAAGCGAGGAACTGAAGCAGCTTACAGGTAAGCCTGTGAACGTTTACGTCGAAGTCGTAAGGGTTCCCGAACTCGAAGCCCGCATAGTGGCTCGCACGATAGCAAGCCAGCTTGAGGCGCGTGTCGCTCACCGGAGAGCCATGCGTCGCGCCACAACACAGGCTATGAAGCTCGGAGCCCGAGGCATTAAAGTAGCCGTAGCGGGTCGTCTTGGCGGTGCGGAAATAGCCAGGCGGGAATGGTATAAAGAAGGTCAGGTACCTCTTCAGACCCTGGCTGCGGATATCGATTATTCTCTTGAGACCGCATTCACTATCGCCGGTACTGTCGGCGTAAAGGTTTGGATTTATAAAGGCGGCGTTGCCGATACCTGGAGGAAGTAA
- a CDS encoding 50S ribosomal protein L23 — MKDPRLIVRHPIVTEKSLLARDEKGQYSFAVAVDATKLDVRKAVENLFHVHVKSVNMMKIKGKMKRLGRFEGKKSDWKKAVVTLAKGERIEELVGGA; from the coding sequence ATGAAGGACCCGAGACTGATAGTTCGCCACCCTATCGTTACTGAAAAGTCGTTGCTCGCCCGTGACGAAAAGGGTCAGTATTCTTTTGCGGTTGCGGTTGATGCTACAAAACTTGATGTCCGCAAGGCTGTGGAGAATCTGTTCCACGTTCACGTAAAAAGCGTGAACATGATGAAGATTAAAGGTAAGATGAAGAGACTTGGTCGTTTTGAAGGAAAGAAGTCTGACTGGAAGAAGGCTGTCGTAACGCTTGCAAAAGGCGAAAGAATCGAAGAACTTGTTGGAGGTGCCTGA
- the rpsS gene encoding 30S ribosomal protein S19, which yields MGRSLKKGPYVDEKLLKKVSALDVRKQKKIIRTWARRSTIPPEFVGHTIAVHNGKKFIPVYVTEQMVGHKLGEFSPTRTYRGHGGKKEVTAEEGKKK from the coding sequence GTGGGACGCTCGCTTAAAAAAGGCCCCTACGTGGATGAAAAGCTTTTGAAGAAAGTCTCGGCTCTAGATGTAAGAAAGCAAAAAAAGATAATTCGCACATGGGCCAGACGTTCCACGATACCGCCGGAGTTCGTTGGACACACCATAGCCGTTCACAACGGGAAGAAATTCATACCCGTTTACGTTACCGAGCAGATGGTCGGCCATAAGCTTGGCGAGTTTTCTCCGACCCGTACATACCGCGGTCATGGAGGAAAGAAAGAAGTTACAGCCGAAGAAGGAAAGAAGAAATGA